A region from the Actinoplanes sp. OR16 genome encodes:
- a CDS encoding PP2C family protein-serine/threonine phosphatase, whose product MSASMEAVRRLMDLRHRGRAEDLPQVLAVAAPLLDAESAIVLLVDYGQLALHPLRGGTGVPLDVEGTEAGLAFTTAQPRWADGRLWLPLLHGAERLGVLQIERKNQEIGDLEIIAALVAELIASRRFYGDAVEHTRRRMPMQLAAEIVWNQLPPLTFAVDGTMVTAVLEPCYEVGGDAFDYAANGDTLHVALFDTVGHGMSASALTTLTLNTYRNARRSGLSLLDTCRSIDKWIRAQYPGAFVTALLAELDMATGLYRRISAGHPAELFLRDGRALPPLPTPNGLPLGLGHMLPRPPRVIEEQLRPGDTLVLYTDGITEARDAAGTLFGVDRLGDFLLRDLGAGIPAPEIMRRLVQAIVSYEEGELRDDATAAMLQWRRH is encoded by the coding sequence ATGTCCGCGTCGATGGAAGCCGTTCGCCGGCTCATGGATCTGCGGCACCGTGGCCGGGCCGAGGACCTGCCGCAGGTGCTGGCCGTCGCCGCGCCCCTGCTGGACGCGGAGTCGGCGATCGTGCTGCTGGTCGATTACGGTCAGCTGGCCCTGCACCCTCTCCGTGGCGGCACCGGCGTGCCGCTCGACGTGGAGGGCACCGAGGCCGGGCTGGCGTTCACGACGGCGCAGCCGAGGTGGGCCGACGGCCGGCTGTGGTTGCCGTTGCTGCACGGCGCCGAGCGCCTGGGAGTGCTCCAGATCGAACGGAAGAACCAGGAGATAGGCGATCTCGAGATCATCGCCGCCCTGGTGGCCGAACTCATCGCGAGCCGCCGCTTCTACGGCGACGCCGTCGAGCACACCCGCCGCCGGATGCCGATGCAACTGGCCGCCGAGATCGTCTGGAACCAGCTGCCGCCGCTCACCTTCGCCGTCGACGGCACCATGGTCACCGCGGTCCTGGAGCCGTGTTACGAGGTCGGCGGCGACGCGTTCGACTACGCGGCGAACGGCGACACCCTGCACGTGGCCCTCTTCGACACGGTCGGCCACGGGATGAGCGCCAGCGCGCTGACCACACTGACGCTGAACACGTACCGCAACGCCCGCCGCTCCGGCCTCTCCCTGCTCGACACGTGCCGGTCGATCGACAAGTGGATCCGCGCGCAGTACCCGGGCGCGTTCGTGACCGCGTTGCTGGCCGAACTGGACATGGCGACCGGGCTGTACCGCCGGATCAGCGCCGGTCACCCCGCCGAGCTCTTCCTCCGCGACGGCCGGGCCCTGCCGCCGCTCCCCACACCGAACGGCCTCCCGCTCGGCCTCGGCCACATGCTGCCCCGCCCGCCGCGGGTGATCGAGGAGCAGTTGCGGCCGGGCGACACGCTGGTCCTCTACACCGACGGCATCACCGAGGCCCGCGACGCCGCGGGCACTCTGTTCGGCGTGGACCGTCTCGGCGATTTCCTGCTCCGCGACCTCGGCGCCGGCATCCCCGCCCCGGAGATCATGCGCCGGCTGGTCCAGGCCATCGTCTCCTACGAGGAGGGCGAACTCCGCGACGACGCCACCGCGGCCATGCTCCAATGGCGGCGGCATTAG
- a CDS encoding NYN domain-containing protein: MDQEERIALFLDYENLAIGAREHLGGMVFDLRPVADALAERGRVVVRRAYADWSYFDEDRRMLTRSHVELIDIPQRMGTSRKNAADIKMTVDALELAFERQYISTFVLCTGDSDFTPLVDKLRALNKRVIGVGVERSTSALLPPACDEFLFYDHLDGVEIPPSRSKRSRPAPAPVSPAPAAPPSPDLETPARDAESLTALVAQTVSGLQRSGSGTVTASTLKRTLLRKDPTFNEADYGFRAFGELLRHLAGTGVIELAGKGDPEVSLPEHGDREAAFGLLRAVVTDLAGAGPVALSGLKNQVRKVAGDFSEKKLGYRSFLQFAKAAATAGVIRLEWSPDADDYLLTPP; encoded by the coding sequence GTGGATCAAGAAGAGCGGATCGCCCTGTTCCTCGACTACGAGAACCTGGCCATCGGAGCACGTGAACACCTCGGCGGCATGGTCTTCGACCTGCGGCCGGTCGCTGACGCTCTCGCCGAGCGCGGCCGGGTGGTGGTGCGTCGGGCGTACGCCGACTGGTCCTATTTCGACGAGGACCGCCGGATGCTCACCCGCTCGCACGTCGAGCTGATCGACATCCCGCAGCGGATGGGCACCTCCCGCAAGAACGCCGCCGACATCAAGATGACCGTCGACGCGCTGGAGCTGGCGTTCGAGCGGCAGTACATCTCGACGTTCGTCCTCTGCACCGGCGACAGCGACTTCACCCCGCTCGTCGACAAACTGCGGGCCCTCAACAAGCGCGTGATCGGCGTCGGGGTGGAACGCAGCACGTCGGCGCTGCTGCCCCCGGCCTGCGACGAGTTCCTCTTCTACGACCACCTGGACGGGGTGGAGATCCCGCCGTCCCGGTCGAAGCGTTCCCGGCCCGCGCCCGCGCCGGTGTCGCCCGCTCCCGCCGCTCCTCCTTCTCCCGATCTCGAAACGCCCGCCCGGGACGCCGAAAGCCTCACCGCTCTCGTCGCGCAGACCGTCTCCGGTCTCCAGCGCAGCGGCAGCGGCACGGTCACCGCGTCCACGCTCAAGCGCACGCTGCTGCGCAAGGACCCGACGTTCAACGAGGCCGACTACGGCTTCCGCGCCTTCGGTGAGCTGCTGCGCCACCTGGCCGGCACCGGCGTCATCGAACTCGCCGGCAAGGGCGACCCGGAGGTGTCACTGCCCGAGCACGGCGACCGGGAGGCGGCGTTCGGCCTGCTCCGGGCCGTGGTGACCGACCTGGCCGGCGCGGGCCCGGTCGCTCTGTCCGGCCTGAAGAACCAGGTCCGCAAGGTCGCCGGTGACTTCAGCGAGAAGAAACTGGGCTACCGCAGTTTCCTCCAGTTCGCCAAGGCCGCGGCCACGGCCGGCGTGATCCGCCTGGAGTGGAGCCCGGACGCGGACGACTACCTTCTGACCCCGCCGTGA
- a CDS encoding SprT-like domain-containing protein, translating to MQLTEARELATGLMARHGLTGWRFAFDDAKTRAGVCHHGRKLIGLSRPLTELYSAAQVTDTVLHEIAHALAGPSHGHDRVWRRIAVRIGCSGTRCVPREAPRVDGRWVGVCPAGHRTTAHRRPTRVRSCLDCSPRFDAAAVFDWTHDGEPVAMHPSYVAELRRISSAAVVLLPVGARVRLIGGGRYHGLAGTIVKRGRTRYEVTTPAGLLRAPFSMVEDLSP from the coding sequence GTGCAGCTGACCGAAGCCCGTGAACTCGCCACCGGACTGATGGCCCGGCACGGGCTCACCGGCTGGCGGTTCGCCTTCGACGACGCGAAGACCCGGGCCGGGGTGTGCCACCACGGCCGCAAGCTGATCGGATTGTCCCGGCCGCTCACCGAGCTGTACAGCGCCGCGCAGGTCACCGACACCGTGCTGCACGAGATCGCCCACGCCCTCGCCGGTCCGTCGCACGGGCACGACCGGGTCTGGCGGCGGATCGCCGTGCGGATCGGCTGCTCCGGAACCCGCTGCGTGCCGCGGGAGGCGCCGCGCGTCGACGGCCGGTGGGTGGGCGTCTGCCCGGCCGGTCACCGGACCACCGCGCACCGGCGGCCCACCCGGGTCCGGTCGTGCCTCGACTGCTCGCCGCGGTTCGACGCCGCCGCCGTCTTCGACTGGACGCACGACGGCGAGCCCGTGGCGATGCACCCGTCCTACGTCGCCGAGCTGCGCAGGATCTCGTCGGCCGCGGTGGTCCTCCTGCCGGTCGGCGCGCGGGTCCGGCTCATCGGGGGCGGGCGGTACCACGGCCTGGCCGGGACGATCGTCAAGCGCGGGCGCACGCGCTACGAGGTGACGACGCCGGCGGGCCTGCTCCGGGCCCCGTTCAGCATGGTGGAGGACCTGTCGCCGTGA
- a CDS encoding MFS transporter: protein MIPVLPRYLAAATGARLADEGARVSIVLLALDQTGSATVGGLLVAALMVPHVAAAPLAGAAADRARRRKPLYLAAFVAYAAALTGSALLIGAATWAAALLLFTGGCLAPLLFGGLSSLLRELTPANLGRSFGFDATTYSVAGIAGPALAALVAGFAGAAWSLVALGGFALVGAAAFATLPLRSTPSPVRGTRAVRRPSAFAVIVRRPRLGAVTAATGISQFGFGALPLAAAAIATARHDPPLTGLIMAVTAVGGLIGSLLTTRIRLVHRHPEHTLLICTAAMAVPFLIPAFLPAAWPLTAVAGLLMGPVTVALFSVRDRESPEETRTQVFTLGAGIKVTSAAAGAAVGGLLSGAGSGLLLAVIAGMQVVAATTGLLILRRGYAEQRGSRRADRPVPRLREPGHRST from the coding sequence GTGATCCCGGTCCTGCCGCGCTACCTCGCCGCCGCGACCGGGGCCCGGCTCGCCGACGAGGGTGCCCGCGTCTCGATCGTGCTGCTCGCGCTCGACCAGACCGGGAGCGCCACGGTGGGCGGCCTGCTCGTCGCGGCGCTGATGGTCCCGCACGTGGCAGCCGCACCGCTGGCCGGCGCCGCCGCCGACCGGGCCCGCCGCCGCAAGCCCCTCTACCTGGCCGCCTTCGTCGCCTACGCCGCCGCCCTGACCGGTTCCGCACTGCTGATCGGCGCCGCCACCTGGGCCGCCGCGCTGCTGCTGTTCACCGGCGGCTGTCTCGCGCCGCTGCTCTTCGGTGGTCTGAGCAGCCTGCTCCGCGAGCTGACGCCGGCGAACCTGGGCCGCTCGTTCGGGTTCGACGCCACCACCTACTCGGTCGCCGGCATCGCCGGTCCCGCACTCGCCGCGCTGGTCGCGGGCTTCGCCGGCGCGGCCTGGTCACTGGTCGCCCTCGGTGGTTTCGCCCTGGTGGGCGCGGCGGCCTTCGCCACCCTTCCGCTGCGATCCACCCCATCCCCGGTACGAGGGACCCGCGCCGTGCGGCGACCGTCCGCCTTCGCCGTGATCGTCCGCAGGCCACGGCTCGGCGCCGTCACCGCCGCGACCGGCATCAGCCAATTCGGCTTCGGCGCGCTCCCGCTCGCGGCCGCCGCGATCGCCACGGCCCGGCACGACCCGCCCCTGACCGGCCTGATCATGGCGGTCACGGCGGTCGGCGGCCTGATCGGGTCCCTGCTCACCACCCGCATCCGGCTCGTCCACCGGCACCCGGAACACACCCTGCTGATCTGCACGGCGGCGATGGCCGTACCGTTCCTGATCCCCGCCTTCCTCCCGGCGGCCTGGCCGCTGACGGCGGTGGCCGGGCTGCTGATGGGCCCGGTCACCGTGGCGCTCTTCTCGGTCCGCGACCGCGAGTCGCCGGAGGAGACCCGCACCCAGGTCTTCACTCTCGGCGCCGGTATCAAGGTCACCTCGGCGGCGGCCGGCGCCGCGGTGGGCGGCCTGCTGTCCGGAGCCGGGTCGGGGCTGCTGCTCGCCGTGATCGCCGGGATGCAGGTGGTCGCGGCCACGACCGGGTTGCTCATCCTCCGCCGTGGGTACGCTGAGCAGCGTGGATCAAGAAGAGCGGATCGCCCTGTTCCTCGACTACGAGAACCTGGCCATCGGAGCACGTGA
- a CDS encoding ATP-binding protein, translating into MSSWTLRRRVVALFVIAGVLMAGLGLVAVFITADSNRNLDVILEKTGPMRVAGEELNAAYLDQETSIRGFALSGSAESLQPYERGRQAERDLLAEIESLNAADGHAAIDEDLRQVRELAARWQADVAEQVIAAVRSGDTSQQLDEAASTARFDALRAGVDDLRADILALRNEAAAAARRTGKILIVLEISAAAMVIVVGAAMLLLLDRLVSRPVTTLATQVRQVAAGDYERRISSGGSPELRGLADDVDGMRRQIAAELSEVSEARRQVEAAKEELELKAAELTRSNRDLEQFAYVASHDLQEPLRKVASFCQLLQRRYAGQLDARADQYIAFATDGAQRMQRLINDLLAFSRIGRLTTGFRTVDLNRVLTEATSQLASRTGDDARITADPLPEVNGEEPILTAVFVNLIGNSLKFRRPDVPPEVHVSAERDGDQWKINVRDNGIGIEAEYADKVFVIFQRLHPRDAYEGTGIGLAVVKKIIEYHGGRIWLDLDASPGASVWFTLPAAPEVPAVPASSSSSEDLAPEDALSAR; encoded by the coding sequence ATGAGTTCCTGGACTCTGCGGCGCCGGGTCGTCGCGCTGTTCGTCATCGCCGGGGTCCTGATGGCCGGGCTCGGTCTCGTCGCGGTGTTCATCACCGCCGACAGCAACCGGAACCTCGACGTCATCCTGGAGAAGACCGGTCCGATGCGGGTGGCCGGTGAGGAGCTCAACGCGGCGTACCTGGACCAGGAGACGTCGATCCGCGGGTTCGCGCTGAGCGGCTCGGCGGAGAGCCTCCAGCCGTACGAGCGTGGCCGCCAGGCCGAACGGGATCTGCTCGCGGAGATCGAGTCGCTGAACGCGGCGGACGGTCACGCGGCGATCGACGAGGACCTGCGCCAGGTGCGGGAGCTGGCCGCGCGGTGGCAGGCCGACGTCGCCGAGCAGGTCATCGCCGCCGTGCGTTCCGGGGACACGAGCCAGCAGCTCGACGAGGCGGCGAGCACCGCGCGATTCGACGCGCTGCGCGCCGGAGTCGACGATCTGCGCGCGGACATCCTGGCCCTGCGCAACGAGGCTGCGGCCGCTGCCCGGCGTACCGGGAAGATCCTGATCGTCCTGGAGATCAGTGCCGCGGCCATGGTGATCGTGGTGGGCGCGGCGATGCTGCTGCTCCTGGACCGCCTGGTCAGCCGGCCGGTGACGACCCTCGCGACGCAGGTGCGGCAGGTCGCGGCGGGCGACTACGAGCGGCGGATCTCCAGTGGCGGCTCGCCGGAGCTGCGCGGTCTCGCCGACGACGTGGACGGCATGCGGCGGCAGATCGCCGCGGAGCTGAGCGAGGTCAGCGAGGCCCGCCGCCAGGTGGAGGCCGCCAAGGAGGAGCTGGAGCTCAAGGCCGCCGAGCTGACCCGGTCCAACCGGGATCTCGAGCAGTTCGCCTACGTCGCCTCGCACGACCTGCAGGAGCCGCTGCGCAAGGTGGCCAGCTTCTGCCAGCTGCTGCAACGCCGGTACGCCGGGCAGCTCGACGCCCGCGCCGACCAGTACATCGCGTTCGCCACCGACGGCGCCCAGCGCATGCAACGGCTCATCAACGATCTGCTGGCGTTCTCCCGCATCGGCCGGCTCACCACGGGTTTCCGGACCGTCGACCTGAACCGGGTGCTGACCGAGGCGACCTCACAGCTCGCCTCGCGTACCGGGGACGACGCCCGGATCACCGCGGACCCGCTCCCCGAGGTGAACGGCGAGGAGCCGATCCTGACCGCGGTCTTCGTCAACCTGATCGGCAACTCGCTGAAGTTCCGCCGCCCCGACGTGCCGCCCGAGGTGCACGTCTCGGCCGAGCGGGACGGCGACCAGTGGAAGATCAATGTGCGGGACAACGGCATCGGGATCGAGGCCGAGTACGCCGACAAGGTGTTCGTCATCTTCCAGCGGCTGCACCCGCGTGACGCCTACGAGGGCACCGGCATCGGCCTCGCCGTCGTCAAGAAGATCATCGAGTACCACGGCGGGCGGATCTGGCTCGACCTCGACGCCTCACCGGGCGCCTCGGTGTGGTTCACGCTGCCGGCGGCTCCGGAGGTCCCGGCGGTCCCGGCGTCGTCGTCGTCGTCGGAGGATCTCGCTCCCGAGGACGCTCTCAGCGCGCGATGA
- a CDS encoding PP2C family protein-serine/threonine phosphatase: protein MSLRVLLVEDDAGDAFLVGELLQESPGAFHLTVAGTFAEAQTLLDGIDCVLLDLGLPDAEGIEGLRKLLAVAGDAAVCVLTGRSDEHLGVVAVAEGAQDYLIKGQVDGVLLSRALRYAVERRRADENARRLHDAELQQAESARLERGLLPQPLMTTDAAAVHTFYRSGRGSGLLGGDFFDVVQTGPATLQAIVGDVCGHGPDEAALGAELRVAWRALILAGVPADHVLPSVEQVLVSERRAREVFTTIAMVTVDLDAGRVTTRLAGHPPPVLLAGGDAAALPAPAGIVLGVRPRPAPVHETTLPDDDWSLLLYTDGLIEGRTADGGRLGQAGLGDLLRASAAVPVDEVPEWLVDRAERANGGPLADDVAMLLITKKKDR from the coding sequence GTGAGCCTCCGTGTCCTGCTGGTGGAGGACGACGCCGGTGACGCCTTCCTGGTCGGCGAGCTCCTCCAGGAGAGCCCGGGGGCGTTCCACCTCACCGTGGCCGGCACGTTCGCCGAGGCGCAGACCCTGCTGGACGGCATCGACTGCGTCCTGCTCGACCTCGGCCTGCCCGACGCCGAGGGCATCGAGGGCCTGCGCAAGCTGCTCGCCGTCGCGGGCGATGCCGCGGTCTGCGTGCTGACCGGCCGTTCCGACGAGCACCTCGGCGTGGTGGCGGTCGCCGAGGGCGCCCAGGACTACCTGATCAAGGGGCAGGTGGACGGCGTCCTGCTGTCCCGGGCCCTGCGGTACGCGGTCGAGCGCCGGCGCGCCGACGAGAACGCCCGCCGCCTGCACGACGCCGAACTGCAGCAGGCCGAGTCGGCCCGGCTGGAACGCGGCCTGCTCCCCCAGCCGCTGATGACCACCGACGCGGCGGCGGTGCACACCTTCTACCGCTCGGGCCGCGGCTCCGGCCTGCTCGGCGGCGATTTCTTCGACGTCGTGCAGACCGGCCCGGCCACGTTGCAGGCGATCGTCGGCGACGTCTGCGGGCACGGGCCCGACGAGGCCGCGCTCGGCGCCGAGCTCCGGGTCGCCTGGCGGGCCCTGATCCTCGCCGGGGTGCCCGCCGACCACGTCCTGCCGTCCGTGGAGCAGGTGCTGGTCAGCGAGCGCCGGGCCCGCGAGGTGTTCACCACGATCGCCATGGTGACCGTCGACCTGGACGCCGGGCGGGTCACCACCCGGCTGGCCGGGCATCCGCCGCCGGTCCTGCTCGCCGGTGGCGACGCGGCGGCGCTGCCCGCACCCGCCGGGATCGTGCTCGGTGTACGGCCGCGCCCGGCGCCGGTCCACGAGACCACCCTCCCGGACGACGACTGGTCGCTGCTGCTCTACACCGACGGTCTGATCGAGGGCCGCACCGCTGACGGCGGGCGGCTCGGCCAGGCCGGGCTCGGCGACCTGCTGAGGGCGTCCGCCGCGGTGCCGGTCGACGAGGTGCCGGAGTGGCTGGTGGACCGGGCCGAGCGCGCCAACGGGGGCCCGCTCGCCGACGACGTGGCAATGCTGCTGATCACGAAGAAGAAGGATCGATGA
- the msrA gene encoding peptide-methionine (S)-S-oxide reductase MsrA yields MSTEKAILAGGCFWGMQDLIRKRPGVVTTRVGYTGGHVDNATYRNHGGHAEAIEIVFDPAATSYRDLLEFFFQIHDPTTVNRQGNDIGDSYRSAIFFESDEQKKVAEDTIADVEASGLWPGKVVTEVTAAGPFWEAEPEHQDYLERIPNGYTCHFPRPNWKLPRRG; encoded by the coding sequence ATGAGCACGGAGAAGGCGATCCTCGCCGGCGGCTGTTTCTGGGGCATGCAGGACCTGATCCGCAAGCGTCCCGGGGTCGTCACCACGCGGGTCGGCTACACCGGCGGCCACGTGGACAACGCCACCTACCGCAACCACGGCGGGCACGCCGAGGCCATCGAGATCGTGTTCGACCCGGCCGCCACGTCGTACCGTGATCTGCTGGAGTTCTTCTTCCAGATCCACGACCCGACGACGGTGAACCGGCAGGGCAACGACATCGGCGACAGCTACCGGTCCGCGATCTTCTTCGAGTCGGACGAGCAGAAGAAGGTCGCCGAGGACACCATCGCCGACGTCGAGGCGTCCGGGCTGTGGCCGGGCAAGGTCGTCACCGAGGTGACGGCGGCCGGCCCGTTCTGGGAGGCGGAGCCGGAGCACCAGGACTACCTGGAGCGCATCCCGAACGGCTACACCTGCCACTTCCCGCGGCCGAACTGGAAGCTGCCGCGCCGCGGCTGA